A single Gambusia affinis linkage group LG20, SWU_Gaff_1.0, whole genome shotgun sequence DNA region contains:
- the fscn2b gene encoding fascin-2b isoform X2, with protein MPANGNHPLKLQFGLINHEGRYLTAENFGYKLNASAPSLKKKQIWTLEQDSQETQVVYLRSHLGRYLASDKDGKVTCEADGHNSNCRFLIVPQSDGRWALQSEQYLRFFGGSRDYLSCFAQIITDAELWAMHLALHPQANLLSVARKRYAHLSTEEGEIAVDRNIPWGVEALLTLVYLDGKYCLKTCDSRFLSSDGKLQTENGRATAYTLELKCGKLAFKDSEGKYLSPMGPTGTLRSGRCSKPGKDELFDLEESHPQVVLKAANGRYVSNRQGVSLAANQEDETDMETFQMEIDRDTKMCTFRTSQGFYWALVAHGGVQSTATQISENTMFSVEWLSHKVAIKASNGKYICTKKNGQLLAVSDTIGEDEQLTLKLINRPMLILRGENGFICHHKNSNTLDASRSVYDIFTLQYSSGAYHIKGVDGRFWYVNSSGLVCADGEAPEDFTLELQERGRLAIRGKNGKYLRGDQGGTLKGDGLSLSSSALWEF; from the exons ATGCCTGCTAACGGAAACCATCCCTTGAAGTTACAGTTTGGTCTTATCAATCATGAGGGTCGTTACCTCACTGCAGAAAACTTTGGTTACAAG ctgaatgcatcaGCTCCAAGCCTAAAGAAGAAGCAGATATGGACTCTAGAGCAAGACTCCCAGGAGACCCAAGTTGTGTATTTACGCAGTCATCTGGGACGCTACTTGGCTTCTGACAAGGATGGCAAAGTCACCTGCGAGGCAGATGGCCATAACTCCAACTGCCGCTTCCTCATCGTACCGCAGTCAGACGGCCGCTGGGCCCTCCAGTCTGAGCAATACCTCCGCTTCTTCGGTGGCTCTCGGGACTACCTGTCTTGCTTCGCTCAGATTATCACAGATGCCGAGCTTTGGGCAATGCACCTGGCTCTGCATCCGCAAGCCAACCTGCTGTCTGTCGCCCGTAAGCGGTATGCCCACCTCTCCACGGAGGAAGGGGAAATCGCCGTGGACAGGAACATTCCATGGGGTGTCGAGGCACTCCTGACTCTCGTCTACCTGGATGGGAAATACTGCTTAAAGACCTGTGACAGCCGCTTCCTCAGCAGCGATGGGAAGCTGCAGACAGAGAATGGGAGGGCCACAGCATACACACTGGAGCTGAAGTGTGGGAAGCTTGCATTTAAAGACAGTGAGGGAAAGTATTTGTCTCCCATGGGCCCCACAGGGACCCTGAGGTCAGGACGATGCTCCAAGCCAGGCAAAGATGAACTGTTTGACTTGGAGGAGAGCCACCCACAAGTGGTTTTGAAAGCAGCTAATGGCCGTTATGTCTCCAACAGACAAG GAGTAAGCCTCGCCGCTAATCAAGAAGATGAAACTGACATGGAGACGTTTCAGATGGAGATCGACCGGGACACCAAGATGTGCACCTTCCGCACCAGCCAAGGTTTCTACTGGGCCCTGGTGGCCCACGGCGGCGTCCAAAGCACCGCCACACAAAT atctgaaaacacaatgttttcagTGGAATGGCTCAGCCACAAGGTGGCGATAAAAGCAAGCAATGGGAAATACATCTGCACCAAGAAGAATGGCCAGTTACTGGCAGTCAGTGACACCATAG gtgAGGACGAGCAGCTCACTCTGAAACTGATCAACCGGCCCATGCTGATCCTGAGAGGGGAGAACGGCTTCATCTGCCACCACAAGAACTCCAACACGCTGGACGCCAGCAGATCAGTCTATGACATCTTCACCCTGCAGTACAGCAGCGGAGCCTATCACATTAAAG GTGTGGACGGGCGGTTCTGGTACGTGAACAGCAGCGGGCTGGTGTGTGCAGACGGCGAGGCTCCGGAGGATTTCACCCTGGAGCTCCAGGAGCGCGGGCGCCTCGCCATCAGAGGGAAAAACGGAAAATACCTACGCGGAGACCAGGGAGGCACGCTGAAGGGAGACGGACTGAGCCTCAGCAGCTCGGCTCTGTGGGAGTTCTAG
- the fscn2b gene encoding fascin-2b isoform X1 translates to MPANGNHPLKLQFGLINHEGRYLTAENFGYKLNASAPSLKKKQIWTLEQDSQETQVVYLRSHLGRYLASDKDGKVTCEADGHNSNCRFLIVPQSDGRWALQSEQYLRFFGGSRDYLSCFAQIITDAELWAMHLALHPQANLLSVARKRYAHLSTEEGEIAVDRNIPWGVEALLTLVYLDGKYCLKTCDSRFLSSDGKLQTENGRATAYTLELKCGKLAFKDSEGKYLSPMGPTGTLRSGRCSKPGKDELFDLEESHPQVVLKAANGRYVSNRQGVSLAANQEDETDMETFQMEIDRDTKMCTFRTSQGFYWALVAHGGVQSTATQISENTMFSVEWLSHKVAIKASNGKYICTKKNGQLLAVSDTIGDFSSLSWRISSPLILVEPTCFGFFFPPGEDEQLTLKLINRPMLILRGENGFICHHKNSNTLDASRSVYDIFTLQYSSGAYHIKGVDGRFWYVNSSGLVCADGEAPEDFTLELQERGRLAIRGKNGKYLRGDQGGTLKGDGLSLSSSALWEF, encoded by the exons ATGCCTGCTAACGGAAACCATCCCTTGAAGTTACAGTTTGGTCTTATCAATCATGAGGGTCGTTACCTCACTGCAGAAAACTTTGGTTACAAG ctgaatgcatcaGCTCCAAGCCTAAAGAAGAAGCAGATATGGACTCTAGAGCAAGACTCCCAGGAGACCCAAGTTGTGTATTTACGCAGTCATCTGGGACGCTACTTGGCTTCTGACAAGGATGGCAAAGTCACCTGCGAGGCAGATGGCCATAACTCCAACTGCCGCTTCCTCATCGTACCGCAGTCAGACGGCCGCTGGGCCCTCCAGTCTGAGCAATACCTCCGCTTCTTCGGTGGCTCTCGGGACTACCTGTCTTGCTTCGCTCAGATTATCACAGATGCCGAGCTTTGGGCAATGCACCTGGCTCTGCATCCGCAAGCCAACCTGCTGTCTGTCGCCCGTAAGCGGTATGCCCACCTCTCCACGGAGGAAGGGGAAATCGCCGTGGACAGGAACATTCCATGGGGTGTCGAGGCACTCCTGACTCTCGTCTACCTGGATGGGAAATACTGCTTAAAGACCTGTGACAGCCGCTTCCTCAGCAGCGATGGGAAGCTGCAGACAGAGAATGGGAGGGCCACAGCATACACACTGGAGCTGAAGTGTGGGAAGCTTGCATTTAAAGACAGTGAGGGAAAGTATTTGTCTCCCATGGGCCCCACAGGGACCCTGAGGTCAGGACGATGCTCCAAGCCAGGCAAAGATGAACTGTTTGACTTGGAGGAGAGCCACCCACAAGTGGTTTTGAAAGCAGCTAATGGCCGTTATGTCTCCAACAGACAAG GAGTAAGCCTCGCCGCTAATCAAGAAGATGAAACTGACATGGAGACGTTTCAGATGGAGATCGACCGGGACACCAAGATGTGCACCTTCCGCACCAGCCAAGGTTTCTACTGGGCCCTGGTGGCCCACGGCGGCGTCCAAAGCACCGCCACACAAAT atctgaaaacacaatgttttcagTGGAATGGCTCAGCCACAAGGTGGCGATAAAAGCAAGCAATGGGAAATACATCTGCACCAAGAAGAATGGCCAGTTACTGGCAGTCAGTGACACCATAGGTgacttttcctctctttcctgGCGGATCTCCTCTCCTCTAATCCTCGTTGAGCCGacttgttttgggtttttttttcctccaggtgAGGACGAGCAGCTCACTCTGAAACTGATCAACCGGCCCATGCTGATCCTGAGAGGGGAGAACGGCTTCATCTGCCACCACAAGAACTCCAACACGCTGGACGCCAGCAGATCAGTCTATGACATCTTCACCCTGCAGTACAGCAGCGGAGCCTATCACATTAAAG GTGTGGACGGGCGGTTCTGGTACGTGAACAGCAGCGGGCTGGTGTGTGCAGACGGCGAGGCTCCGGAGGATTTCACCCTGGAGCTCCAGGAGCGCGGGCGCCTCGCCATCAGAGGGAAAAACGGAAAATACCTACGCGGAGACCAGGGAGGCACGCTGAAGGGAGACGGACTGAGCCTCAGCAGCTCGGCTCTGTGGGAGTTCTAG